In Babylonia areolata isolate BAREFJ2019XMU chromosome 10, ASM4173473v1, whole genome shotgun sequence, the following proteins share a genomic window:
- the LOC143286999 gene encoding uncharacterized protein LOC143286999, which produces MVNATNNTDTVLSTQFVGGSINSAARAIFSTLGSVMIACGGTGNILLISVIFGRFRQKRHVHDLFIANLTLADTLALGQWMTFLVLDLILGYHPVVNHTHCVVNGVIGYTSSEVSVLSLLAISMNRYLHVCHSHLYSRLFTLPRTVFIIISIWVAAILMALPPALGIDTVTYRYSAHTHICSFDRSSLSYIKILAMFLTTVPMMLIGYCNFAIFRYWKKARVNLNNRKDQRQGRKLFSRWRERGRRSQEEETATDLETETDTNRHQCGKGKGDPVPENEVVPGSFCSSAHKSECRDSHDGNSDCDTGDGNEAVNLSLPTPSSAYKENDDKAQCTGSPVSNPKQIDNEQSLGAEKGDFGHAQKKVTPKRTVVFADAIPSTTTAEEASTITESPAHAMTIPVLSAPDALTSSLGTTRSARSPQKRLLMTAVQNAHHQKKKTSTREVAFVRSLFVVFIITCITFFPYVVILIVSSIVAVPSEVAILGLMLLFSNNSVNWIVYGVMNPSYRKAYRACWNRLLGKCCHQRQEQTDSHPHSSQTNTSTSFSAQRVKAEAERSVELSSSLAQSSQL; this is translated from the exons ATGGTTAACgctacaaacaacacagacactgtcCTATCCACACAGTTCGTTGGAGGATCCATCAACTCTGCTGCACGTGCAATATTCTCCACACTGGGCAGCGTCATGATAGCATGTGGCGGCACAGGCAACATACTGCTCATTTCGGTCATCTTCGGACGTTTTCGGCAGAAACGACACGTGCACGATCTATTTATAGCCAACCTGACTTTGGCGGACACTTTGGCCTTGGGACAGTGGATGACCTTTTTGGTCCTTGACCTGATTTTAGGCTACCATCCAGTGGTGAACCATACACATTGCGTGGTGAATGGAGTGATCGGTTACACGTCCAGTGAG GTTTCTGTGCTGTCACTGCTGGCCATCTCCATGAACCGTTACCTCCACGTGTGTCACTCCCACCTGTACAGCCGTCTCTTCACGCTGCCCCgcacagtcttcatcatcatctccatctggGTGGCGGCCATCTTGATGGCTCTACCTCCCGCTCTGGGCATTGATACAGTGACCTACCGCTacagtgcacacactcacatctgCTCCTTCGATAGGTCGTCTCTCAGCTACATCAAGATCTTGGCCATGTTTCTGACCACTGTTCCCATGATGCTGATTGGTTACTGCAACTTTGCCATTTTCCGGTACTGGAAGAAGGCCAGAGTGAACCTGAATAACCGGAAGGATCAGAGACAAGGAAGGAAACTGTTCTCAAGATGGAGAGAACGTGGCAGGAGGAGTCAGGaggaagagacagcaacagatcTAGAAACAGAGACGGATACAAACAGACATCAGTGTGGGAAAGGCAAAGGGGATCCTGTCCCAGAAAATGAAGTAGTCCCTGGTAGTTTTTGTTCCAGTGCACACAAGTCAGAATGTCGTGACAGTCACGATGGTAACTCAGATTGTGACACAGGTGATGGCAACGAAGCTGTTAACCTTTCTCTGCCAACGCCTTCCTCAGCTTACAAAGAGAACGACGATAAAGCTCAGTGCACTGGATCACCTGTGTCCAACCCAAAACAAATAGACAATGAGCAAAGTCTTGGTGCTGAAAAAGGGGATTTTGGTCATGCTCAAAAGAAAGTTACGCCAAAGCGGACTGTTGTTTTTGCCGACGCAATTCCTTCTACCACCACAGCAGAAGAGGCCTCTACTATTACTGAATCACCAGCACACGCAATGACTATTCCTGTACTGTCAGCTCCAGATGCACTGACGTCTTCACTCGGAACGACTCGCTCAGCAAGGAGTCCACAAAAACGCCTTCTTATGACAGCTGTCCAGAatgctcaccatcagaaaaagAAGACCAGCACCAGAGAAGTGGCCTTTGTGCGCTCCCTGTTCGTCGTCTTTATCATCACGTGCATCACTTTCTTTCCATATgtcgtcatcctcatcgtcagCTCCATCGTCGCTGTTCCATCAGAAGTCGCCATCCTTGGACTGATGCTGCTGTTCTCCAACAACTCTGTGAACTGGATCGTGTACGGTGTGATGAATCCTTCCTACAGGAAAGCCTACAGGGCCTGCTGGAACCGGCTGCTGGGCAAGTGCTGTCACCAGAGACAAGAGCAGACCGACAGTCATCCACATTCCTCACAGACCAACACCAGCACGTCATTCTCAGCACAGAGAGtgaaggcagaggcagagagaagtgtTGAGCTGTCGTCTTCTTTGGCCCAGTCTTCACAACTGTGA
- the LOC143287000 gene encoding uncharacterized protein LOC143287000 isoform X2, with protein MKLLAPTKSYTGQKRWVMLPLQTDKVCVLSLLAISMNRYLHVCHSHLYSRLFTLPRTVFIIISIWVAAILVPLPPALGIDTVTYRYSANTHICSFDRSFLSYVKFIILFSITVPMMLIGYCNFAIFRYWKKARVNLDIRKGQRQGGKLFSRWRERGRRSQEEETETDPDAVTDANRRCCGKGKGVPVLEEVPTRFSTSADVSECHDCHVVSSDHNKEDDNETENPSLPTPSSGYNEKEDQVQCTGTGQQMDSEQSRGEDKKDCGHDQNKLMPKQTAFAAGALTSDSTTTTTEATITTGLSAHTMNVLVQSPPDSPGKTRSALTPQNHLLTTTVQKVHRQKKKHSTREVAFVRSLFVVFLITCFTFIPYVVILIVSSIIAVPSEVAILGLLLLFSNNSVNWIVYGVMNPSYRKAYRACWNRLLGKCCHRRQEQTDS; from the exons ATGAAGCTTCTTGCTCCAACCAAAAGCTACACGGGACAGAAGAGATGGGTGATGCTGCCTTTGCAGACAGACAAG gtgtgtgtgctgtcacTGCTGGCCATCTCCATGAACCGTTACCTCCACGTGTGTCACTCCCACCTGTACAGCCGTCTCTTCACGCTGCCCCgcacagtcttcatcatcatctccatctggGTGGCGGCCATCTTGGTGCCTCTGCCTCCCGCTCTGGGCATTGATACAGTGACCTACCGCTACAGCGCAAACACTCACATCTGTTCCTTCGATAGGTCGTTTCTCAGCTACGTGAAGTTCATAATACTATTTTCCATCACCGTTCCCATGATGCTGATTGGTTACTGCAACTTCGCTATTTTCCGGTACTGGAAGAAGGCCAGAGTGAACCTGGACATCCGGAAAGGTCAGAGACAAGGAGGGAAGCTGTTCTCAAGATGGAGAGAACGTGGCAGGAGGAGtcaggaggaagagacagaaacggaTCCAGACGCAGTGACGGATGCAAACAGACGTTGCTGCGGGAAAGGCAAAGGGGTTCCTGTCCTTGAAGAAGTCCCGACTAGGTTTTCCACCAGTGCGGACGTGTCAGAATGTCACGACTGTCACGTTGTGAGCTCAGACCACAACAAAGAGGACGACAACGAAACTGAAAACCCTTCTCTGCCTACCCCTTCGTCAGGTTACAACGAGAAGGAAGATCAGGTTCAATGCACTGGAACAGGACAACAAATGGACAGTGAGCAAAGTCGTGGTGAGGACAAAAAAGATTGTGGTCACGATCAAAATAAACTGATGCCAAAGCAGACTGCCTTTGCCGCCGGAGCACTTACTTCTGacagcacaaccaccacaacagaagCCACCATTACCACTGGATTATCAGCACACACAATGAATGTTCTTGTGCAGTCACCTCCAGATTCACCTGGAAAAACTCGTTCAGCACTGACTCCACAGAACCATCTTCTAACGACAACTGTCCAGAAAGTTCACCGTCAGAAAAAGAAGCACAGCACCAGAGAAGTGGCCTTTGTGCGCTCCCTGTTCGTCGTCTTTCTCATCACGTGCTTTACCTTCATTCCATAcgtcgtcatcctcatcgtcagCTCCATCATCGCCGTGCCATCAGAAGTTGCCATCCTTggactgttgctgctgttctccAACAACTCTGTGAACTGGATCGTGTACGGAGTGATGAATCCTTCCTACAGGAAAGCCTACAGGGCCTGCTGGAACCGGCTGCTGGGCAAGTGCTGTCACCGGAGACAAGAGCAGACCGACAGTTAA
- the LOC143287000 gene encoding uncharacterized protein LOC143287000 isoform X1, which produces MVNTTNNTDTVPSSQFVGETIHIAARAIFSTLGSVMIAGGVIGNVLLISVIVGRFRQKRHVHDLFIVNLALADIFFLGYWLTFLVLDLILGYHPVVNHTHCVVNGVVGFTLGEVCVLSLLAISMNRYLHVCHSHLYSRLFTLPRTVFIIISIWVAAILVPLPPALGIDTVTYRYSANTHICSFDRSFLSYVKFIILFSITVPMMLIGYCNFAIFRYWKKARVNLDIRKGQRQGGKLFSRWRERGRRSQEEETETDPDAVTDANRRCCGKGKGVPVLEEVPTRFSTSADVSECHDCHVVSSDHNKEDDNETENPSLPTPSSGYNEKEDQVQCTGTGQQMDSEQSRGEDKKDCGHDQNKLMPKQTAFAAGALTSDSTTTTTEATITTGLSAHTMNVLVQSPPDSPGKTRSALTPQNHLLTTTVQKVHRQKKKHSTREVAFVRSLFVVFLITCFTFIPYVVILIVSSIIAVPSEVAILGLLLLFSNNSVNWIVYGVMNPSYRKAYRACWNRLLGKCCHRRQEQTDS; this is translated from the exons ATGGTTAACactacaaacaacacagacactgtcCCCTCCTCACAGTTCGTTGGAGAAACCATCCACATTGCTGCACGTGCAATATTCTCCACACTGGGCAGCGTCATGATAGCAGGTGGTGTCATAGGCAACGTACTGCTCATCTCGGTCATCGTCGGGCGTTTTCGGCAGAAAAGACACGTGCACGATCTATTTATAGTCAACCTCGCCCTCGCGGACATTTTCTTCTTGGGATACTGGCTGACGTTTTTGGTCCTTGACCTGATTTTAGGCTACCATCCAGTGGTGAACCACACACACTGCGTGGTGAATGGAGTGGTCGGTTTCACGTTGGGTGAg gtgtgtgtgctgtcacTGCTGGCCATCTCCATGAACCGTTACCTCCACGTGTGTCACTCCCACCTGTACAGCCGTCTCTTCACGCTGCCCCgcacagtcttcatcatcatctccatctggGTGGCGGCCATCTTGGTGCCTCTGCCTCCCGCTCTGGGCATTGATACAGTGACCTACCGCTACAGCGCAAACACTCACATCTGTTCCTTCGATAGGTCGTTTCTCAGCTACGTGAAGTTCATAATACTATTTTCCATCACCGTTCCCATGATGCTGATTGGTTACTGCAACTTCGCTATTTTCCGGTACTGGAAGAAGGCCAGAGTGAACCTGGACATCCGGAAAGGTCAGAGACAAGGAGGGAAGCTGTTCTCAAGATGGAGAGAACGTGGCAGGAGGAGtcaggaggaagagacagaaacggaTCCAGACGCAGTGACGGATGCAAACAGACGTTGCTGCGGGAAAGGCAAAGGGGTTCCTGTCCTTGAAGAAGTCCCGACTAGGTTTTCCACCAGTGCGGACGTGTCAGAATGTCACGACTGTCACGTTGTGAGCTCAGACCACAACAAAGAGGACGACAACGAAACTGAAAACCCTTCTCTGCCTACCCCTTCGTCAGGTTACAACGAGAAGGAAGATCAGGTTCAATGCACTGGAACAGGACAACAAATGGACAGTGAGCAAAGTCGTGGTGAGGACAAAAAAGATTGTGGTCACGATCAAAATAAACTGATGCCAAAGCAGACTGCCTTTGCCGCCGGAGCACTTACTTCTGacagcacaaccaccacaacagaagCCACCATTACCACTGGATTATCAGCACACACAATGAATGTTCTTGTGCAGTCACCTCCAGATTCACCTGGAAAAACTCGTTCAGCACTGACTCCACAGAACCATCTTCTAACGACAACTGTCCAGAAAGTTCACCGTCAGAAAAAGAAGCACAGCACCAGAGAAGTGGCCTTTGTGCGCTCCCTGTTCGTCGTCTTTCTCATCACGTGCTTTACCTTCATTCCATAcgtcgtcatcctcatcgtcagCTCCATCATCGCCGTGCCATCAGAAGTTGCCATCCTTggactgttgctgctgttctccAACAACTCTGTGAACTGGATCGTGTACGGAGTGATGAATCCTTCCTACAGGAAAGCCTACAGGGCCTGCTGGAACCGGCTGCTGGGCAAGTGCTGTCACCGGAGACAAGAGCAGACCGACAGTTAA